A single genomic interval of Aedes aegypti strain LVP_AGWG chromosome 1, AaegL5.0 Primary Assembly, whole genome shotgun sequence harbors:
- the LOC5578721 gene encoding probable multidrug resistance-associated protein lethal(2)03659 — protein sequence MDNAKRPVHPYSEANAVSKYFFWWLVGLLRTGLRRQIAVGDIYRTLDDHRSERIGTRFRDNWLRQVQLQQQEKQNRKKPIGSDGGKKRPWRLLRVVFKLYGPGVIVFGVIYSWLESACRIVQPFLLGELIRYFDQVAAATSVESESSPEQSQPPISEAYLYAGGLALTVVAPLAIFHLYQLFLLQVGMKLRIGCCAMIYQKALQLSTTLSADGLSGRIINLMSNDVSRFDYAVIFFHDLWKGPVELVIVSFLVYRLIGPTGLIGIAILLLFIPGQGWLGKQAASFRLRAALATDDRVKFTNEIVQAIQVIKMYVWERPFEAVVQRLRRDEIRALRGSAFIRSGLFALRIMPKLSIFASLVAYVYAGNALTAVKVYMLVSFFSVINHSMVEFWPLAVTSCAEAWVSLKRIEDFLDEEGQMMDGERGGGEEMCEKKIEVKAMRTEWAESSFRMRLDEWNVGRGETWAIVGQVGSGKSSLLSLLMKELLPREGSVTISGTVSYCSQKPWVFEGTVRENIVFIEPFDENRYNEVVRVCALQRDLMLWPNSDQTVVGERGVSLSGGQKARVNLARAIYRRADIYLLDDPLSAVDAHVGKHIFEECIQGYLAEKICVLVTHQLQYLSGMDRIMIMNKGQVEAKGSYEEVRQYFKDIVQAKDSDVDVTEETIETDQLLEETTQEGPANSKVGENQNDGTIGFRVYKDFLKSVNNGLFVVLVGLLLLAWQMSSTGTDYYLLIWVNWEEKFSGTSDATWTTDDHILLYSGLIALTLLLSVNSFAFFEMCLRASLNLHASLYQGISRATMYFFNTNSSGRVINRFSKDIGLIDAGLPVVMIDSLYFFLELAGIIVIVSLANYWLLVPTAIMAALFYALRYVFLKTARNVKRVEAITRSPIFAHTNATVEGLTTVRAFGAQRQMLSQFDAHQDLNSSASFLFGAIARGFAFWLDLICALYIAAVVFSFPILGTEIVSGNVGLAITQVLNLIGMCNWGLRQTAELENQMTSVERVLEYSRLDEEKDTIKPAMEISQNWPQKGSVEFRSITLRYAPHAEPVLKRLSFEIKAKERIGIVGRTGAGKSSIIQALFRLAPIDAERGTILIDGLDTGAVPLRRLRAAISIIPQDPVIFSGTLRSNLDPFEGPGQPDDSRLWAALEQVKLKDVVANCSGGLDAKMVEGGANFSVGQRQLICLARAILRDSRILILDEATASVDPDTDKLIQSTIRNQFRDCTILTIAHRLHTIMDSDRVLVMDAGQLVEFDSPANLLLQPRGFFRKLFDETGMDINEYLVIRKS from the exons AATCGTTCAACCTTTTCTGCTGGGCGAACTGATTCGGTACTTTGACCAAGTGGCGGCAGCCACTTCGGTGGAATCGGAATCTTCTCCGGAACAATCACAGCCACCAATTTCCGAAGCGTATCTTTATGCGGGTGGACTGGCTCTGACGGTGGTCGCACCGTTGGCCATTTTTCATCTCTACCAATTGTTCCTGCTGCAGGTGGGAATGAAACTGCGAATCGGATGCTGCGCGATGATTTATCAAAAG GCCCTCCAGCTGTCGACGACCCTCTCGGCGGACGGACTCAGCGGTCGCATCATCAACCTCATGTCCAACGACGTCAGCCGGTTCGACTACGCCGTGATCTTCTTCCACGATCTGTGGAAGGGCCCCGTTGAGTTGGTGATCGTGTCGTTCCTGGTCTACCGTCTTATCGGTCCCACCGGGTTGATCGGAATAGCCATCCTGTTGTTGTTCATACCGGGTCAAGGATGGCTGGGCAAGCAGGCGGCTTCGTTTAGGCTCAGGGCAGCCTTGGCCACTGACGATCGGGTGAAGTTCACCAACGAGATCGTTCAGGCTATTCAGGTGATTAAGATGTACGTCTGGGAACGGCCGTTTGAGGCGGTTGTGCAGCGGTTGAGACGCGACGAGATCCGAGCGTTACGAGGAAGTGCCTTTATCCGATCAGGACTGTTCGCGCTGAGGATCATGCCGAAGTTGTCGATCTTCGCCAGTCTGGTGGCGTACGTATACGCTGGAAATGCGCTGACGGCCGTCAAGGTCTACATGCTGGTGTCGTTCTTCAGCGTGATCAATCACTCGATGGTGGAGTTCTGGCCGTTGGCGGTGACGTCCTGCGCCGAGGCGTGGGTCTCGTTGAAACGGATCGAGGACTTTCTCGATGAGGAAGGTCAAATGATGGATGGGGAAAGGGGAGGGGGAGAAGAGATGTGTGAGAAGAAGATTGAGGTTAAGGCGATGCGAACGGAATGGGCGGAGTCGAGCTTCCGGATGCGGTTGGATGAATGGAACGTGGGAAGAGGTGAGACTTGGGCGATTGTTGGGCAAGTAGGAAGCGGGAAGTCTTCGTTACTGAGTTTGTTGATGAAAGAGCTATTGCCTAGGGAAGGATCAGTGACGATCAGTGGAACGGTGAGTTACTGCTCACAGAAGCCTTGGGTGTTTGAAGGAACGGTTCGGGAGAATATAGTGTTCATAGAACCGTTCGATGAAAATCGATACAATGAAGTGGTCAGGGTTTGTGCGTTGCAGAGAGATCTGATGCTGTGGCCGAACAGTGATCAGACGGTAGTTGGTGAGCGGGGTGTTAGTCTGAGTGGTGGACAGAAAGCGCGAGTGAATCTTGCAAGAGCGATCTATAGGCGAGCAGACATCTACTTGCTGGACGATCCTCTATCTGCGGTGGATGCTCATGTAGGGAAACACATCTTCGAAGAGTGTATTCAGGGATACCTGGCTGAGAAAATCTGCGTGTTGGTAACTCATCAGCTACAGTATCTCAGTGGAATGGATCGTATAATGATCATGAACAAAGGACAAGTTGAAGCCAAGGGTAGTTACGAAGAAGTGCGACAATATTTCAAAGATATAGTTCAAGCTAAGGACTCTGACGTGGATGTAACTGAAGAAACGATCGAGACAGATCAACTGTTAGAAGAAACCACACAAGAAGGTCCAGCAAACAGCAAAGTGGGCGAAAACCAAAACGATGGAACCATTGGATTCAGGGTATACAAAGACTTCCTCAAGTCGGTGAACAACGGGTTGTTCGTCGTATTAGTTGGCTTACTGCTTCTGGCCTGGCAGATGTCTTCGACAGGCACTGACTACTACTTGCTCATTTG GGTCAACTGGGAGGAGAAATTCTCCGGCACCTCAGATGCAACGTGGACCACAGACGATCACATCCTGCTGTACAGCGGACTGATCGCGCTGACTCTTCTCCTGTCGGTCAACTCGTTCGCCTTCTTCGAAATGTGTCTACGGGCGTCACTCAATCTGCACGCATCCCTCTACCAGGGCATTTCGAGAGCCACCATGTACTTCTTCAACACCAACTCATCCGGACGGGTGATCAACCGCTTCTCCAAGGACATCGGCCTGATTGATGCCGGGCTGCCGGTGGTTATGATCGACAGTTTGTAC TTCTTCCTGGAGTTGGCGGGTATAATCGTGATCGTTTCGCTGGCAAACTACTGGCTGCTGGTTCCGACGGCCATCATGGCAGCCCTATTCTACGCTTTACGCTACGTCTTTCTGAAAACGGCGCGGAACGTCAAGCGAGTCGAGGCGATCA CGCGTAGTCCGATTTTCGCTCATACAAACGCTACCGTGGAAGGTCTCACCACGGTTCGAGCTTTCGGAGCGCAGCGGCAGATGCTGTCACAGTTCGACGCCCACCAGGATCTGAACTCTTCGGCTTCGTTCCTGTTCGGAGCCATCGCCAGAGGTTTTGCCTTCTGGTTGGACCTAATATGTGCACTATACATTGCTGCAGTCGTCTTCAGCTTCCCAATACTGGGAACCG AAATTGTCAGCGGAAACGTCGGGTTGGCCATCACGCAGGTGCTAAATTTAATCGGCATGTGCAACTGGGGCTTACGGCAAACAGCCGAGCTGGAAAACCAAATGACTTCCGTCGAAAGGGTTCTGGAGTACTCCCGGCTGGACGAGGAAAAGGATACCATCAAACCAGCGATGGAAATTTCGCAAAACTGGCCCCAGAAGGGAAGTGTTGAATTCCGTAGCATCACCTTGCGATACGCCCCGCACGCCGAACCGGTGCTGAAGAGACTAAGTTTCGAGATTAAGGCGAAG GAACGCATCGGCATCGTCGGTCGGACCGGTGCCGGCAAGTCATCGATTATTCAGGCCCTCTTTCGCCTGGCACCGATCGACGCCGAAAGGGGGACCATCCTCATCGACGGGCTCGACACTGGGGCGGTTCCGTTGCGTCGCCTCCGGGCTGCCATCTCGATTATTCCCCAGGACCCGGTCATCTTCTCCGGCACGTTACGCTCCAATCTGGACCCGTTTGAGGGGCCCGGGCAGCCGGATGATAGCCGGCTTTGGGCGGCACTTGAGCAG GTAAAACTGAAGGACGTAGTTGCTAACTGCTCGGGAGGACTGGACGCCAAGATGGTCGAAGGGGGAGCCAATTTCAGCGTCGGTCAACGGCAGTTGATTTGCCTCGCGAGGGCCATCCTGCGGGACAGTCGGATCCTGATCCTGGACGAGGCCACTGCTAGTGTGGACCCGGA TACGGATAAACTGATCCAATCGACGATCCGGAACCAGTTTCGAGATTGCACCATTCTCACCATTGCTCACCGATTGCACACCATCATGGACAGCGATCGGGTTCTGGTGATGGACGCCGGCCAATTGGTCGAATTCGACAGTCCAGCGAATTTGTTACTCCAACCCAGAGGCTTTTTCCGGAAGCTTTTCGACGAAACCGGAATGGACATCAATGAGTATTTGGTCATCCGAAAAAGTTGA